The sequence AGATCTTATTCCGAAACAAACCTGAAAATGCAACAActgcaattattttttttggcaCCTCCTTGATAGTCACTGAAGAATCCTTGGGCAATGGAAGGTCCGCGCCATACTTTGAAGGCATGACAAAGGACATTGTCCACTTATCTTGATTGTCGGCCTAAATGAACTTCACTTAATTATATCATGATTAAGCAATCAAAGAATTGATTGAATAAGCTTTAATTTTCTTGCCTCAGTGCATGCATTTGACGTACTCAAACATGCAAGTGCAGTTTACAAATATACAGGGCAATACTGAAAAGATAACTAAAATATTTCACGAAAAAACAAGCCAAAAGAAGATAAAAGCACCTATGACTTAATAAGGACATTTCGATACACTTTTGTGTATTCTCGAATAGTAAAATATATGAACCAGCTAGAAATCTTCAGGATTCAATATCTACCAGATTATGGTAGCATGATTCAAACTTCGAAGTACCAGTTTGAACATTAACGAATGCATGGAGAATCAAACACACAAACAAAAAAagttaatcatatcaaaacataatttccaataaataaaataagagcCGTGAATTAAATTTGAATGTTGCTTTTATTTGTTTCAATCACAGCAAACCATGCATGTTAGAATGAATGCACAACATGTATCCAAAAACTTTGACATATTCACGTCTTCCAATACACAAACCTTACTAGAATAAAGTTATCAACAAAGAGATAAACTATCCATTTATGAATGAAGAATCCAAGGTATCCAAAAGTTACCCTTTTAGTTATCACAGGGGTTGTCATTTCCATTTTTGTTCCTTCAGATTTTACTCTTCGAGTAAAAACAGGTGTAGTCATTTCCATTTGCTTTGCATCGGTATTCTGAATCCAGTAACAGGACAACAAAATTAAGAAACATTAATATCACTAGTTTTTTggacaataaatgaaaatttaccATTAATGATAAGCCACGATAAAAGTTTTGATGCAAATTGCGCTTACATCTCCAGAAAGTTTTCAACTACCTTACCAAACAAGTATTCAGCCAGCACATTAAAAGATTGAGATGCACCAGCAAAATCAAATCCAAACTTCCCTGGCATTGTAGTCTGAGCAATAAAGAAAGCCTGTTTTTCCCATGGAGAAAAAAAAGCAGGGTTACTCACGTAACGAATAACATTTGTAATTACATGCAAGATTTTTTGTAGGGACGAGGAACACTGGGTTTAAGAAAGAAGTTAGGGGACAAAAGCTTGCGTTAGGTGAAGTGTAATATGCTTGATACTTGTAGATAAAGTAATAAAATCATGGATTGCCTTATACATGAGAATATTAAGACTTAATGAGTCAAGTCTAGACCAAACCAAAGGCTTTAGTGTTACAAGTAGCTGTGCAATGCAATGCATCCGGTAACCATCACAAGGCaattaaaataaagtaaaatattAAGCAAACTTGCTCTGATTTTTCATATATTCTCCTTAAattaatcatgaattttgaactgAAAATTAGGAATACATCATGTTTGTATTTTCCATTCAGATTTATTTGGATGTCTTAAGGGCATCATGTGAGTCAAGCACACAAGCTGGAACAGTTTGAGCTCGATAGAGTTCAGAAGTTATTGTACTAGCTCAAGCTTTTTCAGGCTCTTAAACTTGAGCTCAAGCTCTCGATCCAAGCTCATCACCGGTGCTCGCAAAACTGTTCAAGAAAAATGTTGCAAACTTAAAACTTGTGAGACAACTTGCGAACTGAGCTCTTATTTCCCACGAGCTTCTAAAATTCAACGAGATCAAGTCATCTACACATTCATCATGTTTTTTGCTTCTCTTTGTTTTGATGGGGGAGATTGGTAAGGTTAAATAATGGATACAAAAGAATACCTCGACTTCTCTAATCTCATACTGGTCAGTCCGGTTCAGAACCTTGAATTCCACAGTCTCTAGATCCGGAACTTCAACACATAACCGAATCCAAATGGCAAGACAACAATTAAGGAACAAATAAATTTCTTAAGCAACAACAGAGCTAGCAAAATGCATAAGTGTCCTAAGTATCACCTGACATTAACGCTTCCTCTAGATTCCGGGTTTCGAACCTTTTACTCGGAAACACATATTTAGCCGTCTCACTAGCCAAATCCGTCAAAACTGATAAATCAAGAAACaagtaaaacaaaaaaaaaaattaaaccaagaatTTTCCAAACATAAACCGCTAACCAATAATTTTCCTTTTTGGTAGAAAATAAAAACCTAAACAGGCCATCGAATCCAATCAGGTGTTCCAAGTGGGAATCGATGAAGCaacaaagaaaacaaaaacaagttaCAAGAACTCATTCTTACGACGCTGGGAGAGAGACGCAAGAGCCGCGACGAG comes from Primulina huaijiensis isolate GDHJ02 chromosome 5, ASM1229523v2, whole genome shotgun sequence and encodes:
- the LOC140977175 gene encoding heme-binding-like protein At3g10130, chloroplastic isoform X1, with translation METVPSSVLIPLLQTRNRKSSSTIFSVKSMETTEQKRARRRERTIPMSPFEARVSLVAALASLSQRLLTDLASETAKYVFPSKRFETRNLEEALMSVPDLETVEFKVLNRTDQYEIREVEAFFIAQTTMPGKFGFDFAGASQSFNVLAEYLFGKNTDAKQMEMTTPVFTRRVKSEGTKMEMTTPVITKRADNQDKWTMSFVMPSKYGADLPLPKDSSVTIKEVPKKIIAVVAFSGFVTDEEVKRRESTLRTSLKNDTRFRIKEGVSVEVAQYNPPFTLPFSRRNEISLEVERKQP
- the LOC140977175 gene encoding heme-binding-like protein At3g10130, chloroplastic isoform X2, translated to METVPSSVLIPLLQTRNRKSSSTIFSVKSMETTEQKRARRRERTIPMSPFEARVSLVAALASLSQRLLTDLASETAKYVFPSKRFETRNLEEALMSVPDLETVEFKVLNRTDQYEIREVENTDAKQMEMTTPVFTRRVKSEGTKMEMTTPVITKRADNQDKWTMSFVMPSKYGADLPLPKDSSVTIKEVPKKIIAVVAFSGFVTDEEVKRRESTLRTSLKNDTRFRIKEGVSVEVAQYNPPFTLPFSRRNEISLEVERKQP